One Cryptomeria japonica chromosome 9, Sugi_1.0, whole genome shotgun sequence genomic window carries:
- the LOC131044522 gene encoding uncharacterized protein LOC131044522 isoform X1, whose product MMALNLSSSAGLASLSSPQRLVGLKAGTFLRQRVHNLHVHKIHKQMCRAVLGSNASENAIESKGKDFDLPPPGCSRFKVELSRPLGLVLEEDKAGKIFVAEIVKDGNADKSGLVDIGDQLIATSAITYGNVEDYQGVKVRKGMQTVRLNVRGERFETASNDDPKARGSTTWQTLIKEDQARTRTISSSPTSLTTTSSNPVSLRTTFSIYLPVQHLKESITKLSINQVLDKVASQSSLLQSGWSTSACSDSVYLTH is encoded by the exons GTACATTTCTAAGACAAAGGGTGCATAACTTGCACGTACATAAGATACACAAACAAATGTGCAGAGCTGTCCTAGGTTCCAATGCAAGTGAGAATGCAATAGAGAGTAAAGGGAAAGATTTTGATTTACCACCTCCTGGATGCAGTCGTTTCAAAGTGGAGCTAAGCAGACCTCTTG GCCTTGTGCTAGAAGAAGACAAGGCTGGAAAAATATTTGTTGCAGAAATAGTGAAGGATGGTAATGCTGACAAAAGTGGACTTGTAGATATTGGTGATCAGTTGATAGCAACAAGTGCAATTACTTATGGAAATGTAGAAGATTACCAAGGTGTTAAAGTAAGAAAGGGTATGCAAACAGTTCGACTGAATGTGCGAGGTGAGAGATTTGAGACG gcatcaaatgacgaccccaAAGCCAGAGGATCAACTACTTGGCagactctcatcaaagaagatcaagccaggacaaggacgatCTCCTCCAGTCCAACATCATTAACGACGACCTCCTCCAATCCAGTTTcattaaggacgaccttctccatctatcttccagtccagcatttgaaggaaagcatcaccaaattgagcatcaaccaagtgttagacaaggtggcatcccagtcatcactcctccagtcgggttggtccacctcagcatgttcagattcagtgtacctgactcattaa